A stretch of the Chroogloeocystis siderophila 5.2 s.c.1 genome encodes the following:
- the rbsK gene encoding ribokinase, whose amino-acid sequence MNPRVLVFGSINMDLVAKVSRLPVPGETLLGHNFTTVPGGKGANQAVAVARLGIPTAMVGRVGKDQFGQELLQNLQSDHVQTDAVYIDASNTSGVAIIAVDDNAENHIIVIPGANGNVGEEDIERLIQQLPKASVLLLQLEIPLSAVQQAAQAAQQAGVQVILDPAPAPTELPRELYPVVDIITPNAVEAGQLVNFTVDRPESAAKAATILQQRGVKTAIIKLGATGVFCATADESFFIPAFSVKAIDTVAAGDAFNGGLAAALFQGYSLREAVIWGAATGALSATKAGAQSSLPTRETFEAFLQEYQTLK is encoded by the coding sequence ATGAATCCTCGTGTCCTCGTTTTCGGTAGTATCAACATGGACTTAGTTGCCAAAGTTTCACGCTTACCCGTTCCTGGAGAAACTTTATTAGGTCATAATTTTACAACTGTACCAGGAGGAAAAGGCGCGAATCAGGCGGTAGCCGTAGCGCGGTTGGGAATACCTACAGCAATGGTTGGGCGCGTTGGCAAAGATCAATTTGGGCAAGAGTTACTACAAAATCTGCAAAGCGATCACGTCCAAACTGATGCAGTATATATTGATGCATCGAATACTTCAGGAGTTGCAATCATTGCAGTAGACGACAACGCCGAAAATCATATTATCGTGATTCCTGGTGCGAATGGAAACGTTGGGGAAGAAGATATCGAACGTCTTATACAGCAGCTACCAAAAGCATCCGTCTTGCTGTTACAGCTAGAAATTCCGCTTTCCGCCGTGCAACAAGCCGCACAAGCCGCACAACAAGCAGGTGTACAAGTTATTTTAGACCCTGCACCAGCACCTACAGAGTTACCAAGAGAACTTTATCCGGTAGTTGATATCATTACGCCGAATGCCGTAGAAGCAGGTCAATTAGTGAATTTTACGGTAGATAGGCCTGAAAGTGCCGCAAAAGCCGCAACAATATTACAGCAACGCGGTGTCAAGACAGCAATTATCAAACTAGGAGCAACAGGAGTTTTCTGTGCAACCGCTGATGAAAGCTTTTTTATTCCTGCTTTTTCTGTAAAAGCGATAGATACCGTTGCCGCAGGAGATGCATTTAATGGTGGACTAGCCGCTGCATTATTTCAAGGATATTCGCTACGTGAAGCCGTTATCTGGGGGGCTGCAACTGGAGCACTTTCGGCTACCAAAGCGGGTGCACAATCTTCATTACCCACACGCGAAACTTTTGAAGCTTTTCTGCAAGAATATCAAACACTGAAATAG
- a CDS encoding PQQ-dependent sugar dehydrogenase, which produces MAVRLKQIPTLSLALVLSATCAVPAIASKTTSDEKLRIANVAQNFREVATEDTQYEGIRVVEIASGLENPWAVAFLPDGRFLVTERPGRLNIIDNGKVIQVSGVPQVNAENQGGLLDVVLHPNYATNGWIYMTYSKPNGNGQTATAVARGQLKGNTLVNVQDVFVQNRYSEPGQHYGSRLAWTNDGKLLMTIGDRWFEPLRAQNLTDHAGSVLRLNDDGSVPTDNPFVGNPEVADEIYTYGNRNIQALVVNRSTGEIWAVDHGPRGGDLLYKIEAGNNYGWPRVTRGLDYDTQKPISESVARRMEGVTEPFYEFLPTHAPSGVTLVTANRFPSWRGNLLVGGLASQRIRRVVFDAQEVLHEEELLLQTVGRIRDVREGSDGYLYVLSDESKGGLYRIEPAELNDNDDDEEDIESV; this is translated from the coding sequence GTGGCTGTACGATTGAAACAGATACCAACTTTATCGCTTGCCTTGGTACTGAGTGCCACCTGTGCAGTACCAGCGATCGCTAGTAAAACTACCTCAGACGAAAAGCTAAGGATAGCTAATGTAGCTCAGAATTTCCGAGAAGTCGCCACTGAAGACACCCAATATGAAGGAATTCGTGTCGTTGAAATCGCCAGTGGATTAGAAAATCCTTGGGCTGTAGCATTTTTACCCGATGGGCGTTTTCTAGTAACCGAGCGTCCAGGAAGACTCAATATTATTGACAATGGTAAGGTAATCCAGGTTTCTGGCGTTCCTCAGGTCAATGCGGAAAACCAGGGTGGATTGTTGGATGTCGTTTTGCATCCTAATTATGCAACCAACGGTTGGATTTATATGACCTATTCCAAACCCAATGGTAATGGTCAAACTGCTACTGCTGTGGCGCGGGGTCAACTAAAAGGTAATACTTTAGTTAATGTCCAAGATGTATTTGTTCAGAATCGTTATTCTGAGCCTGGACAGCACTATGGATCGCGTCTAGCTTGGACAAACGATGGCAAATTGTTAATGACGATTGGCGATCGCTGGTTTGAGCCACTACGTGCCCAGAATTTGACAGATCATGCTGGATCAGTCTTGAGACTTAACGATGATGGTTCAGTGCCCACTGATAATCCGTTTGTGGGTAATCCAGAAGTTGCAGACGAGATTTATACTTACGGTAACCGCAATATCCAAGCACTCGTAGTCAATCGCTCAACAGGCGAAATTTGGGCTGTAGATCATGGTCCGCGTGGTGGAGATCTACTCTATAAAATCGAAGCAGGCAATAATTATGGCTGGCCTCGCGTGACTCGTGGACTCGACTATGATACACAAAAACCAATTTCTGAATCAGTAGCTCGTCGGATGGAAGGTGTCACTGAACCATTTTATGAATTTTTGCCGACTCATGCTCCTTCTGGGGTGACGCTAGTGACTGCTAACCGATTTCCGTCTTGGCGAGGCAATCTTTTAGTAGGGGGGCTTGCGAGTCAGCGAATTCGTCGCGTAGTCTTTGATGCGCAGGAAGTGCTTCATGAAGAAGAATTGCTGTTGCAGACGGTTGGGCGCATTCGAGATGTGCGTGAAGGTTCAGATGGCTATCTCTATGTTCTCAGCGATGAGTCTAAAGGAGGACTCTACCGCATCGAACCTGCCGAATTAAATGATAATGACGACGATGAGGAAGATATTGAGAGTGTCTGA
- a CDS encoding DUF2059 domain-containing protein has protein sequence MKLKFLYSLSILFTLSFVATPAVAQTQVSYLPSVRNRSEQNSSIDKLMTITGEKYLIRQVTLQTINTLKNQYPQVPQKFWDSFLAEMNYEEMNQRIEGIYNKYFTEEDIQGMIAFYQTPLGQKIISVLPQLAQESSKVGQQYGIEAATRAIKKLQAAGYIR, from the coding sequence ATGAAATTAAAGTTCTTGTATTCTCTATCTATACTCTTTACATTATCTTTTGTTGCGACACCAGCCGTTGCTCAAACTCAAGTTAGTTACCTACCATCAGTCCGCAATCGTAGCGAACAAAACAGCAGTATTGATAAATTAATGACCATAACCGGTGAGAAATATCTAATTCGCCAAGTAACTTTACAAACGATCAACACGCTCAAAAATCAATATCCTCAAGTTCCACAAAAATTTTGGGATTCTTTCTTAGCAGAAATGAACTATGAGGAGATGAACCAAAGAATCGAAGGTATTTATAATAAATATTTCACCGAAGAAGATATTCAAGGAATGATTGCCTTTTATCAAACACCGTTAGGTCAAAAAATCATTAGTGTGTTACCTCAACTCGCACAAGAATCTTCAAAAGTAGGTCAACAGTACGGCATAGAAGCTGCTACACGGGCTATAAAGAAACTACAAGCCGCAGGTTACATACGTTAG
- the dusB gene encoding tRNA dihydrouridine synthase DusB, protein MVYLSPSLQKRLATPLKIGSFAVKSRVLQSPLSGVTDLVFRRLVRRYAPESMMYTEMVNATGLHYVKELPKIMEVDPNERPISIQLFDCRPDFLAEAAVMAVEEGADTVDINMGCPVNKITKNGGGSSLLRQPEVAEEIVRSVVKAVDVPVTVKTRIGWTDKDITILDFAKRMEDAGAQMITVHGRTRAQGYNGSARWEWIARVKETLSIPVIANGDIFSVDAAVRCLEQTGADGVMCSRGTLGYPFLVGEIDYFLKTGQELPPPTPVERLQCAREHLQALWEYKGDRGVRQARKHMTWYAKGFAGAAELRGLLSVIETVAQGLEVIDRAIAQLAADELESEAVSDLQMA, encoded by the coding sequence ATGGTTTATCTTTCTCCTAGCTTGCAAAAGCGACTGGCAACACCCTTAAAAATTGGCTCGTTTGCCGTTAAAAGCCGCGTCTTACAGTCTCCGTTATCGGGCGTGACTGATTTGGTATTTCGACGGTTGGTGCGGCGTTATGCACCTGAATCGATGATGTATACCGAAATGGTAAACGCGACAGGGCTGCATTATGTCAAAGAGTTGCCTAAGATTATGGAAGTCGATCCGAATGAACGACCGATTAGTATTCAGCTATTCGATTGTCGCCCAGATTTTTTGGCAGAAGCGGCGGTGATGGCTGTTGAAGAAGGCGCGGATACGGTAGATATAAATATGGGTTGCCCAGTGAATAAAATCACTAAGAATGGTGGTGGTTCTTCATTGTTGCGTCAACCGGAAGTTGCAGAGGAAATTGTGCGCTCTGTCGTCAAGGCGGTAGATGTACCTGTGACGGTAAAAACTCGCATTGGTTGGACAGATAAAGACATTACTATATTGGATTTTGCCAAGCGCATGGAAGACGCTGGGGCACAGATGATTACTGTACATGGTCGCACTCGCGCTCAAGGCTACAATGGTTCTGCACGCTGGGAATGGATCGCGCGTGTGAAAGAAACGTTATCGATACCAGTTATTGCTAATGGTGATATTTTTTCAGTAGACGCTGCTGTACGCTGCTTAGAACAAACAGGTGCGGATGGAGTCATGTGTTCGCGAGGAACATTAGGGTATCCATTTTTAGTTGGCGAAATTGATTACTTTCTCAAAACTGGACAGGAGTTACCTCCTCCGACGCCTGTAGAAAGGTTGCAGTGTGCTAGAGAACATCTCCAAGCTTTATGGGAATATAAAGGCGATCGCGGTGTGCGCCAAGCCCGTAAGCACATGACATGGTATGCGAAAGGCTTTGCAGGTGCTGCTGAATTGCGGGGATTATTGAGCGTGATTGAAACTGTCGCTCAAGGCTTGGAAGTTATTGATCGCGCGATCGCACAGCTAGCTGCTGATGAACTTGAATCAGAAGCTGTATCTGATTTGCAGATGGCTTAA
- a CDS encoding HNH endonuclease, translating into MNLNDRELKELFELADKIGKKRYHKLTEQDFENYKKFDYWRYINGDGECGTTQESKDWVEKHSNWYCPICGKNYSATNGKTIDHKLPRAQYPWLAMNFMNLWVICQACNKDKGEKHWYEYEHYMFVHHPELYLAVKAARPSQLLESLKD; encoded by the coding sequence ATGAATCTGAATGACAGAGAACTCAAAGAATTATTTGAGCTTGCAGATAAAATTGGTAAAAAAAGATATCATAAACTAACTGAGCAAGATTTCGAGAATTATAAAAAATTTGATTACTGGCGGTATATTAATGGTGACGGTGAGTGTGGAACGACTCAAGAAAGCAAAGATTGGGTAGAGAAGCATTCAAACTGGTATTGTCCCATTTGTGGAAAAAACTACTCGGCGACAAACGGTAAGACAATTGATCATAAACTTCCAAGAGCACAATATCCTTGGCTAGCAATGAATTTTATGAATTTATGGGTTATTTGCCAAGCTTGTAACAAAGATAAAGGTGAAAAGCATTGGTACGAGTATGAGCATTATATGTTTGTTCACCACCCTGAACTTTATCTTGCCGTGAAAGCAGCACGCCCTAGCCAGTTACTTGAGTCTCTTAAGGATTAA
- a CDS encoding monovalent cation:proton antiporter family protein: MASLTLLVEMVTVLGAAATGGYLANRLRQPVLLGYLIGGMVVGPAGFNLVTLEGDIEVLSEVGVALLLFALGVEFSLKDLLRVRAIAFGGGTLQIILTIFLGGGLAYLTGWVSTLPKAIFLGAVISLSSTAVVFKSLIERNEVQTAHGQIMLAILIVQDLSLGLMLAVLPALTQPPDVIGIALIGALLKALVFVGGAIIAGKWFIPFSVRLLAQSGSQDLFILGIVLLCLGIALFTSAIGLGIAMGAFVAGLMISNVEYADHALDRVIPMRDIFATLFFASIGLLIDPGFLLDNIWVLLGLVAVTMLGKAAIATLIVMLFGYPLKTALTVGIGINQIGEFSFVLAGVAPSAGLFTSRLYGLTVGTTAATLLLAPFLLKATPYLLLWLERFVQMNLRLPFRSPRLIDIEEKLVDHIVVAGYGRVGQTLVRMLYFQGHQIVVIDNNEATLQTLRGREIVYIYGDAASILVLEKANLRQAKAIKRALSIAPDLDITVRAHVKEEIDVLYQLGAQEVVQPEFEASLEMGAHLLLKLGDSPYAVQQVVTRYRNGRYRDILPERAEYWGAPNLETVIEGLQQHWYVVHENSPLLGQSLAAANIRRLTGVTIMAIERHKQLLRYPTGEVVLEAGDRLLVVGNPEEHIAFKKLTANC; the protein is encoded by the coding sequence ATGGCTAGCTTGACGCTGCTTGTCGAAATGGTGACGGTGTTGGGGGCTGCGGCAACAGGAGGATATCTTGCAAATAGGCTACGGCAACCTGTGTTGCTAGGATACCTCATCGGCGGCATGGTTGTTGGTCCGGCGGGGTTCAATTTAGTCACGCTTGAAGGTGACATTGAGGTGTTATCGGAAGTGGGAGTAGCGCTGCTGCTGTTTGCTTTAGGTGTGGAATTTTCGCTTAAGGACTTGTTGCGAGTTCGCGCGATCGCGTTTGGCGGCGGTACGCTGCAAATTATCTTGACAATTTTCCTTGGAGGGGGACTTGCTTATTTAACGGGCTGGGTGAGTACACTTCCTAAAGCAATATTTTTAGGGGCTGTGATTTCACTTTCCTCAACAGCAGTTGTCTTCAAAAGTTTGATTGAGCGTAACGAAGTTCAAACCGCTCATGGACAAATTATGCTGGCTATTTTAATTGTCCAAGATCTCAGCTTGGGTTTGATGCTAGCAGTTCTTCCGGCACTCACTCAACCTCCAGATGTTATTGGTATTGCCTTAATTGGTGCGTTACTAAAGGCTTTAGTGTTTGTGGGGGGAGCAATTATCGCCGGAAAATGGTTTATTCCGTTCTCAGTTCGGCTGCTGGCACAAAGTGGTTCTCAAGATTTATTTATACTGGGCATTGTCTTGCTCTGCTTGGGAATTGCGTTATTTACCTCTGCGATCGGCTTGGGGATTGCGATGGGAGCATTTGTTGCTGGGTTAATGATTTCGAATGTGGAATATGCCGATCATGCACTTGATCGCGTGATACCAATGCGGGATATCTTTGCCACATTGTTTTTTGCGTCGATTGGGTTGTTAATCGATCCAGGTTTTTTACTTGACAACATTTGGGTTTTGCTGGGACTTGTTGCGGTGACGATGCTTGGGAAAGCCGCGATCGCAACCCTTATCGTTATGCTATTCGGCTATCCGCTGAAAACTGCGTTAACGGTTGGTATTGGGATTAACCAAATTGGCGAGTTTTCCTTTGTGTTAGCTGGTGTCGCTCCAAGCGCTGGACTTTTTACTTCTAGGCTTTATGGTTTAACAGTAGGAACAACAGCAGCTACTTTATTACTTGCACCATTTTTGCTCAAAGCAACGCCTTATCTCTTACTATGGCTAGAGCGTTTTGTGCAGATGAATTTGCGTTTACCATTTCGTTCCCCACGCTTGATTGATATTGAAGAAAAACTTGTCGATCATATTGTTGTTGCGGGATATGGTAGAGTTGGACAAACGCTCGTGCGAATGCTCTATTTTCAAGGTCATCAAATTGTTGTTATTGATAACAACGAAGCGACACTACAAACTTTACGAGGACGCGAAATTGTTTACATATATGGTGATGCTGCGAGTATCTTAGTTTTAGAAAAAGCAAATCTTCGTCAAGCCAAAGCGATAAAACGCGCTTTGAGTATTGCACCTGATTTAGATATCACTGTCCGCGCCCATGTCAAGGAAGAAATTGATGTCCTTTACCAATTAGGCGCGCAAGAAGTTGTTCAACCTGAGTTTGAAGCTTCGTTAGAGATGGGCGCACATCTACTGTTAAAACTTGGAGATTCGCCGTATGCAGTGCAGCAGGTTGTCACGCGCTATCGTAACGGACGGTATCGCGATATCTTACCAGAACGCGCGGAATACTGGGGAGCACCAAATCTAGAAACGGTTATTGAAGGACTACAACAGCACTGGTATGTCGTGCATGAGAATTCGCCATTACTAGGTCAAAGCCTTGCAGCAGCTAACATCCGCCGTCTAACAGGAGTGACAATTATGGCAATTGAGCGCCATAAGCAGCTATTGCGTTATCCCACGGGTGAAGTTGTTCTCGAAGCGGGCGATCGCCTTCTCGTTGTGGGAAATCCTGAAGAACACATTGCTTTTAAAAAACTAACTGCTAACTGCTAA
- a CDS encoding cytochrome b/b6 domain-containing protein — protein MKSTQPYQPLLLRILHGLTSLFLIAAILTAYWTYDTYDGRWGRIPLPSYREIEGIHGTFGLCTLLIFPAFVIYAFHRGQKRLIQPDSFAKLTQIGKPIWWYTLNRLTNTFALIALTFALFSGKMMNSGWLPRGELNHSWYYAHLIAWVVMVAAIALHLLMNVRVGGVPLLLSMLNWRFRDKDSPRLWSTYITQWWSSVQRGSWSNWFPSASILTILEWAILISIAAAWIIPLFK, from the coding sequence ATGAAATCGACTCAACCTTATCAACCGCTACTTTTACGTATTCTGCATGGACTTACAAGTCTTTTCCTCATTGCTGCAATTTTGACGGCTTACTGGACATATGATACTTACGATGGGCGCTGGGGGAGAATTCCACTGCCTTCTTATCGAGAAATTGAAGGTATACATGGAACTTTTGGACTGTGTACCTTACTCATATTTCCTGCATTTGTGATTTATGCATTTCATCGAGGGCAAAAGCGGCTGATTCAACCTGATTCATTCGCTAAATTAACTCAGATTGGTAAACCGATTTGGTGGTACACATTGAATCGTTTGACGAATACATTTGCACTGATAGCATTAACGTTTGCGCTATTTAGTGGCAAAATGATGAATTCAGGATGGTTGCCCAGGGGAGAACTAAACCACAGTTGGTACTATGCTCATTTGATTGCGTGGGTTGTTATGGTTGCGGCGATCGCACTTCACTTGTTGATGAATGTGAGAGTGGGCGGAGTACCGTTGCTACTATCGATGCTAAATTGGCGATTTCGTGACAAAGATAGTCCCAGGCTTTGGTCTACCTATATTACGCAATGGTGGTCAAGTGTTCAACGGGGGTCTTGGTCAAATTGGTTTCCATCTGCATCTATTTTGACGATACTGGAATGGGCGATTTTAATAAGTATTGCTGCTGCCTGGATCATTCCATTATTTAAGTAA
- a CDS encoding GNAT family N-acetyltransferase produces the protein MLQPPQPYYHHDFDKSLQRTNILSIYIMQVEQVEKFSSDRLTASCLCAEDFSILCQMHQEPNVMATLNGIRSDAQTKQYLHRNLEHWQRYGYGLWIFRDKTNGEFVGRGGLRNIYVDGNDEIELAYALMPIYWGKGLVTEMAKAMLKVGFENLEIAQVVCMTLTTKHHNE, from the coding sequence GTGTTACAGCCGCCACAACCTTATTACCACCACGATTTCGACAAGTCACTTCAACGAACAAATATCTTGAGTATCTATATTATGCAAGTTGAGCAAGTAGAAAAATTTAGTAGTGATCGCCTAACGGCATCTTGCTTATGCGCAGAAGATTTCTCTATCTTATGCCAGATGCACCAAGAGCCAAACGTCATGGCAACGCTTAATGGTATTCGTTCTGACGCGCAAACAAAGCAGTATCTCCACAGAAATTTAGAGCATTGGCAACGCTATGGATATGGGCTGTGGATATTTCGCGACAAAACCAACGGTGAATTTGTTGGTCGTGGTGGGTTACGTAATATTTATGTAGATGGTAACGATGAGATCGAACTCGCTTATGCACTTATGCCAATTTACTGGGGCAAAGGATTGGTAACCGAAATGGCAAAGGCAATGCTAAAAGTCGGTTTTGAGAATCTTGAGATAGCACAAGTCGTTTGCATGACGCTGACAACCAAGCATCACAACGAGTGA
- the dnaK gene encoding molecular chaperone DnaK translates to MAKVVGIDLGTTNSCVAVMEGGKPTVIANAEGFRTTPSVVAFAKNGDRLVGQIAKRQAVMNPENTFYSVKRFIGRRYDEVTNEATEVAYKVLRDSSGNVKLDCPGAGKQFAPEEISAQVLRKLVEDASKYLGETVTQAVITVPAYFNDSQRQATKDAGRIAGIEVLRIINEPTAASLAYGFDKKSNETILVFDLGGGTFDVSILEVGDGVFEVMATSGDTHLGGDDFDKKIVDYLAEEFRKSEGIDLRKDRQALQRLTEAAEKAKIELSSVTQAEINLPFITATQDGPKHLDTTLTRAKFEELCSDLIDRCRIPVENALRDAKIDKSAINEVVLVGGSTRIPAVQELVKRMLGKEPNQTVNPDEVVAVGAAIQAGVLAGDVTGILLLDVTPLSLGVETLGGVMTRIIPRNTTIPTKKSEVFSTAVDGQTNVEIHVLQGEREMSSDNKSLGTFRLDGIPPAPRGVPQIEVTFDIDANGILNVTAKDKGSGKEQSISITGASTLDKTEVERMVSEAERNAAADKERREKVDRKNQADSLAYQAEKQLQDLGDKVPASDRTKVEGLVKDLREAVSKEDDDRIKTLMPELQQTLYSIGTNLYQQQGGPGAAAGGGPTPDGGDAGATSGGDDVIDADFTETK, encoded by the coding sequence ATGGCAAAAGTAGTTGGAATAGACTTAGGTACGACAAACTCCTGTGTCGCAGTTATGGAAGGTGGTAAACCCACCGTTATTGCTAACGCAGAAGGCTTTCGGACAACGCCATCCGTCGTTGCCTTTGCGAAGAATGGCGATCGCTTGGTAGGTCAAATTGCTAAGCGCCAAGCAGTAATGAACCCCGAAAACACGTTTTATTCTGTAAAGCGCTTCATCGGACGTAGATACGACGAGGTGACAAACGAAGCTACCGAAGTAGCTTACAAAGTGTTGCGCGATAGCAGTGGCAACGTCAAGCTTGATTGCCCTGGGGCTGGTAAGCAGTTTGCCCCAGAAGAAATCTCTGCGCAAGTATTGCGTAAGTTAGTCGAAGACGCCAGCAAATATTTAGGTGAAACTGTCACTCAAGCAGTTATTACTGTTCCTGCTTACTTCAACGACTCGCAGCGTCAGGCGACAAAAGATGCTGGGCGAATTGCTGGTATTGAAGTTTTACGGATTATCAACGAACCGACCGCCGCTTCTCTTGCCTACGGTTTTGACAAGAAGAGTAATGAAACAATTCTTGTATTTGACCTTGGTGGTGGGACCTTCGACGTATCCATCCTCGAAGTTGGCGACGGCGTATTTGAAGTTATGGCAACATCGGGTGATACCCACCTTGGTGGTGACGACTTCGATAAGAAAATTGTTGATTACTTAGCAGAAGAATTCCGCAAGAGCGAAGGTATTGATTTGCGTAAGGATAGACAAGCGCTACAACGCTTAACTGAAGCAGCAGAAAAAGCCAAAATCGAGCTTTCGAGCGTTACTCAAGCGGAAATCAACCTACCATTTATTACCGCTACTCAAGATGGTCCTAAGCACCTCGACACAACGCTTACCCGCGCTAAGTTTGAAGAACTTTGTTCTGACTTGATTGACCGTTGTCGCATTCCTGTAGAAAATGCGTTACGTGATGCCAAAATCGATAAGAGCGCAATTAACGAAGTTGTGTTGGTTGGTGGTTCTACACGGATTCCCGCAGTTCAAGAACTCGTCAAGCGGATGCTGGGTAAAGAGCCAAACCAAACTGTTAACCCTGATGAAGTTGTCGCAGTTGGTGCTGCAATCCAAGCCGGTGTTCTTGCTGGTGATGTTACCGGTATCTTATTACTCGACGTTACACCCCTCTCCTTGGGTGTAGAAACCCTGGGTGGTGTCATGACTCGAATTATTCCCCGCAACACCACAATTCCTACCAAGAAGTCTGAAGTCTTCTCAACAGCAGTTGACGGGCAAACCAATGTAGAAATCCACGTTCTACAAGGTGAGCGCGAAATGTCAAGCGATAATAAGAGCTTAGGGACATTCCGCTTAGATGGTATTCCTCCCGCACCGCGTGGCGTTCCGCAAATTGAAGTGACTTTTGATATCGACGCCAACGGTATTCTCAATGTCACTGCGAAAGATAAAGGTAGTGGTAAAGAGCAATCAATCAGCATTACGGGTGCTTCAACTCTAGATAAGACTGAAGTTGAGCGCATGGTATCTGAAGCTGAGAGAAACGCTGCTGCTGACAAAGAGCGTCGCGAAAAAGTTGATCGCAAGAACCAAGCTGATTCTTTAGCTTATCAAGCTGAGAAGCAACTGCAAGATTTGGGTGATAAAGTCCCTGCTAGCGATAGAACCAAGGTAGAAGGTTTAGTCAAAGACTTACGCGAAGCTGTATCTAAGGAAGATGATGATCGCATTAAGACTTTGATGCCAGAGTTACAACAAACACTTTACAGCATTGGTACTAACCTGTATCAACAACAAGGCGGTCCTGGTGCTGCGGCTGGTGGCGGTCCTACTCCAGATGGTGGCGATGCAGGTGCTACCTCTGGCGGTGACGATGTCATTGATGCAGATTTCACCGAAACCAAATAG
- a CDS encoding acetoacetate decarboxylase family protein, producing MTLYPQAPWTLQGYAVATLHLIEIDRVRSLIPQELDIISVLPGKTVGGVYLSDYGFGSVLEYSELIVVAAAVTHSGKIGGWVSHIYVDNPNSVAGGREIWGLPKEFADFSWGENSVTVQQSNSTLCTLNYNSLFSLGLKPRLGASSFSTKNADLLIFTFDVEAQFGLVNAQLKVPSNSPFADLIVGQPWLAISATQMRLTVNAPAVLSKRP from the coding sequence ATGACACTCTATCCTCAAGCACCCTGGACACTTCAAGGCTACGCAGTTGCAACACTGCATCTTATAGAGATTGACCGCGTGCGTTCTTTGATTCCGCAAGAACTTGATATCATCTCTGTGCTTCCTGGTAAGACAGTCGGTGGTGTGTATTTATCTGATTATGGTTTTGGTTCGGTACTGGAGTACAGCGAATTAATTGTCGTTGCTGCTGCTGTTACTCACTCAGGGAAAATTGGCGGCTGGGTTTCGCATATTTATGTCGATAATCCTAATTCTGTCGCTGGCGGGCGCGAAATCTGGGGATTACCGAAAGAATTTGCAGATTTTAGCTGGGGAGAAAATAGTGTCACCGTGCAACAAAGTAATAGCACTTTATGTACTTTGAATTACAATTCTTTATTTAGTCTTGGCTTGAAACCGCGCTTGGGTGCTTCTAGTTTTAGTACCAAGAATGCTGATTTGTTAATTTTTACATTTGACGTAGAGGCGCAATTCGGGTTAGTTAATGCACAATTAAAAGTACCGTCTAATAGTCCTTTCGCTGATTTAATCGTCGGTCAACCTTGGTTAGCAATTTCTGCAACACAGATGCGGCTAACTGTTAATGCACCAGCAGTTCTGAGCAAAAGACCTTAA
- a CDS encoding Uma2 family endonuclease, which yields MSTITAKRFTREEYHRLAELGFFQDNRVELIRGEIFQMSAKGTSHSVCSTRLYRELFKLLGDKGIVRGQEPIVLLTDSEPEPDLTLVRNRSDDYLSAHPTSVDILLVIEIADSTLKYDQEVKLPLYAESGISNYWIFNLQANCLECYSEPYQDLQNNFGYRQKLIFLPTESVNLPHFSALVLDLSKIFPN from the coding sequence ATGAGCACGATTACGGCTAAACGCTTCACGCGAGAAGAATATCACCGCCTCGCAGAACTTGGATTCTTTCAAGACAACCGAGTTGAACTTATTCGCGGAGAAATTTTTCAAATGTCGGCTAAAGGTACATCTCACTCGGTTTGTAGCACTCGCTTATATCGAGAGTTGTTCAAGCTATTAGGAGACAAAGGTATTGTACGCGGGCAAGAACCTATTGTCCTCCTCACAGACAGTGAACCTGAACCAGATTTAACGCTTGTACGCAATCGTTCTGATGACTACTTGTCTGCTCATCCTACGTCAGTTGATATCTTACTGGTGATTGAGATTGCTGATTCTACATTAAAATATGACCAAGAAGTTAAGCTGCCATTATACGCAGAATCAGGTATCTCTAATTACTGGATATTTAACTTACAAGCTAATTGTTTAGAATGCTACAGCGAACCTTATCAAGATTTACAAAATAACTTTGGCTATCGTCAAAAACTCATCTTTCTCCCAACCGAATCAGTTAATCTGCCTCATTTCTCAGCTTTAGTACTTGATTTATCTAAGATTTTTCCTAATTAA